In a genomic window of Pedobacter sp. KBS0701:
- a CDS encoding DUF4397 domain-containing protein, translated as MKNFTPFHFKSIILFVLITFTAITSCKKAETTDLTISYLRVINASPSLATYNAYFNGNMVNSAALPFGGAVNYLSYAAGAYSLKFTTASSAESLLTKTITLNASTYYSSYLINKPAALDVYTIGDDLSTPSTDKAYIRFINLSPDAPALDLTKTSATTSLVTNKAFKSASAFIAVDAGTYTLDAKETSSGTVKATSASTSFTAGYHYDIICGGLVTPANDTERPLSLQVITIK; from the coding sequence ATGAAGAATTTTACGCCATTTCATTTTAAATCAATCATTTTATTTGTTTTAATTACTTTTACAGCAATAACTTCATGTAAAAAAGCTGAAACTACCGATCTTACCATATCTTATTTAAGGGTAATCAATGCATCACCATCTTTGGCTACCTACAATGCTTACTTTAACGGTAATATGGTTAACTCAGCAGCTTTGCCATTTGGAGGCGCTGTTAATTATCTTTCATACGCCGCTGGTGCTTACAGTTTAAAATTTACAACGGCCAGCAGTGCGGAGAGTTTATTAACCAAAACCATTACTTTGAATGCAAGCACCTATTACTCGTCTTATTTGATTAATAAACCTGCTGCATTAGATGTTTATACCATTGGTGATGATCTTTCCACCCCATCAACTGATAAAGCCTACATCCGTTTTATTAACTTATCGCCTGATGCCCCTGCACTAGACCTGACAAAAACCAGCGCAACCACCTCGTTGGTTACCAATAAAGCCTTTAAAAGTGCAAGCGCCTTCATCGCAGTAGATGCCGGAACTTATACATTAGATGCGAAAGAAACTTCATCAGGCACAGTTAAAGCTACATCTGCGAGTACCAGTTTTACAGCAGGTTATCATTATGATATTATTTGTGGTGGTTTGGTAACACCTGCAAATGATACGGAACGACCATTGAGTTTACAGGTTATCACGATCAAGTAA
- a CDS encoding DUF5007 domain-containing protein — translation MKYILGLLLLLSVVACKKIQNGFLSDSIRYKDNNIYAKRGLTLFQSDRINADGSTPPFTYKLLNLRKEDGSPAPAEFSKEYEITVFKTGANFDPETDVTLELLNKKREVVKKKPMEFNELSGQLTFNQASGFLPLGRYVYDVEMTNGTGTKLFPKLATINVVDPTIDDLFEITDNVANGFNDVTGVATPMKNPIITCTKISSLGARAILKMVDKNGNVFNPKAKEIIARGDRPIFENYAKFNPVIQTDTAMICDFEVAPFPLTKYVTPTTDWGFLMYYRIPSTYIKSIDGFPSSPGFSVNPRWSWRLKLEGTYVIQVKFTDVTRK, via the coding sequence ATGAAATACATTTTAGGTTTATTACTCTTGTTAAGTGTAGTGGCCTGTAAAAAAATACAGAATGGTTTTCTAAGTGATTCCATTCGATATAAAGACAATAATATTTATGCAAAAAGAGGCTTAACTCTTTTTCAATCAGATCGAATCAATGCAGATGGTTCTACACCACCTTTTACCTATAAATTGCTCAATTTAAGAAAAGAAGATGGTTCTCCTGCGCCTGCAGAGTTTTCGAAGGAATATGAAATTACTGTTTTTAAGACAGGTGCCAATTTTGATCCAGAAACAGATGTAACCCTCGAGCTTTTGAATAAGAAAAGGGAAGTGGTTAAAAAGAAACCAATGGAGTTTAATGAATTGAGCGGACAGCTTACCTTTAACCAAGCATCTGGTTTCTTACCCTTAGGAAGATATGTGTATGATGTAGAAATGACTAATGGTACTGGTACCAAGCTATTTCCTAAATTAGCAACAATTAATGTGGTGGATCCCACTATAGATGACCTGTTTGAGATTACTGATAATGTAGCTAACGGCTTTAATGATGTTACAGGTGTGGCAACGCCAATGAAAAACCCAATTATTACCTGTACAAAAATTTCATCTTTAGGTGCAAGAGCTATACTGAAAATGGTGGATAAAAATGGAAATGTTTTTAATCCTAAAGCAAAGGAAATTATAGCAAGGGGAGATAGGCCAATTTTTGAAAACTATGCGAAATTCAACCCGGTTATTCAGACTGATACTGCTATGATCTGCGATTTTGAGGTAGCACCGTTTCCTTTAACAAAATATGTTACGCCAACTACCGATTGGGGTTTCTTAATGTATTATAGAATACCGAGTACCTATATAAAATCAATAGATGGCTTTCCATCATCGCCAGGTTTCTCAGTAAACCCAAGGTGGTCCTGGAGACTCAAATTGGAAGGTACTTATGTCATCCAGGTAAAATTTACTGATGTAACTAGAAAATAA
- a CDS encoding RagB/SusD family nutrient uptake outer membrane protein, with the protein MKNIITKTGVLIAMATAVTVSSCKKLLYEEPKDAPYEQTFWQSSRDVRSAIAGNYAMMRSAITSKNNRYYMYGDAIAKNYFTIQYGGDGLEGIQGGDFTFQYNINTLANYTLYYKSIAMSNLILKKVNAMSDAQLSTEDDPAQFRNSVIGQAYFLRALSYFMAVRVWGDVPLVTESYEDPINAPQLPRSPKSEIMKLVENDCHKAINLLSWNYANTGDAKVTANKGSAYALLAHLYLWRATMSDVSVDAPNLTDVNNADTTINTLISKGGYVLTDTANYKNTFIGRSSEGIFEINISENTLEGSNSSIGSYFLNENYIKGYGNNPRFYTTPLYLNNHFETTTDIRYKKGFDLANPDKPMSVKYSNVTYRNPGQKLDPYLSNNIIIFRLGDMKLLKAEIALYKKDAATAIGIINDFRKRNDPDPVLIPAGSSVDQVMDEYAYERGKEMYLEGHLFYDLLRTRRYGLIVDWLTESRFRREGFYWPVDPALFRNNPLLKQTPYWLGKV; encoded by the coding sequence ATGAAAAATATAATCACAAAAACCGGTGTACTTATCGCAATGGCTACAGCGGTTACCGTAAGTTCCTGTAAAAAACTATTATATGAGGAACCTAAGGATGCACCTTACGAACAAACATTCTGGCAATCATCAAGAGACGTAAGAAGTGCCATCGCTGGTAATTATGCCATGATGCGTAGTGCGATTACCAGTAAAAACAATCGTTATTACATGTACGGTGATGCTATCGCCAAAAATTATTTTACGATACAGTATGGCGGGGATGGTTTAGAAGGGATTCAGGGTGGAGATTTTACCTTTCAATACAATATTAATACGCTGGCAAATTATACTTTATATTATAAAAGTATTGCCATGTCTAATCTGATTTTGAAAAAAGTTAATGCCATGAGCGATGCGCAGTTGTCAACCGAAGATGATCCTGCTCAATTCCGGAATTCAGTGATTGGTCAGGCGTATTTCCTTCGTGCATTAAGTTACTTTATGGCGGTAAGGGTCTGGGGCGATGTACCACTAGTTACAGAGTCTTATGAAGACCCGATCAATGCGCCTCAATTGCCAAGAAGTCCGAAATCGGAGATCATGAAATTAGTTGAAAATGATTGCCACAAAGCCATTAATCTATTAAGCTGGAATTATGCCAATACCGGAGACGCAAAGGTCACTGCAAATAAGGGCTCAGCATATGCCCTTTTAGCTCATCTGTATCTTTGGAGAGCTACCATGTCAGATGTTTCCGTTGATGCACCTAATTTGACTGATGTAAACAATGCTGATACAACTATAAATACATTAATTAGTAAAGGAGGTTATGTTTTAACAGATACCGCTAATTATAAAAATACTTTTATCGGTCGTTCTTCTGAAGGAATATTTGAAATTAACATTAGTGAGAATACATTGGAAGGTTCTAATAGTTCCATAGGTTCGTATTTTTTAAATGAAAATTATATTAAAGGTTATGGAAACAACCCACGTTTTTATACCACGCCTCTGTATCTTAATAATCATTTCGAAACCACCACTGATATCCGTTATAAAAAGGGCTTTGACCTTGCTAACCCAGATAAACCAATGAGTGTAAAGTACAGTAATGTAACTTACAGAAATCCTGGGCAAAAATTAGACCCTTATCTAAGCAATAACATTATCATTTTCAGACTGGGTGATATGAAACTACTTAAGGCGGAGATTGCACTTTACAAAAAGGATGCAGCAACAGCTATCGGTATTATCAATGATTTCAGAAAAAGAAATGATCCAGATCCGGTATTAATTCCTGCTGGAAGCTCCGTAGATCAGGTAATGGATGAATATGCTTATGAGCGTGGTAAAGAAATGTACCTGGAAGGACATTTATTCTATGATTTGCTTAGGACCAGAAGATACGGTCTTATCGTAGATTGGCTTACAGAAAGCAGGTTTAGAAGAGAAGGTTTTTATTGGCCTGTAGACCCTGCATTGTTTAGAAACAATCCGTTATTGAAACAAACACCATATTGGTTGGGTAAAGTATAA
- a CDS encoding SusC/RagA family TonB-linked outer membrane protein encodes MEKNSTKHCYVKFLTATLFYLLIPWLAFAQKTIKGTVVDQTNKPIPGVSIIEKGTKNGTATNADGKFSLTVQKDNAIITARIVGYRSLEKPVSASGTLNFSLEEDNNTLSEVVTIGYQKITRKKTTAAISSISGKELANLPAASFDQLLQGRLSGVNVQNFTGQPGVAPTVSVRGNSTGSTGYDQFNVIRSPLYVVDGVPQSSDDLVPPGTGTGTNYMAGLNPNDIESIDVLKDASAAAIYGSRAANGVILITTKKGVGGDTRVSFNSYYGMVQRPNLRQATMGTTERRQKMEVLQRQLSYDQRVQLPYILTDSLNPAFNGHTDWQDLFYQTGKINDNNLSISGGTDNGTTYRFSGGYYDEDGIIKGTGFKRYSTRLNLTSRAMNKKLMINPIFSYSSASRGRGNEDPNDPSKPTKVGSGNLPSSLLNISPEKLDYFVSKDGENLNKNVSNQFGANLNLAYEFNKHFTLNSQSSYTSNNNRRDVSMSNLLNNGFGNSSSSFSSTDMGLRTSNYLAYNGSIKKHSFSAVAGQDIEYSLFQSTQASGYGGASDNIQTVTGFKQQNIYAYSNYLAHGLVAYYGRFNYDYDGKYLLSGTMRTDGSSGFGENNKYGVFPSISAGWLLSEENFMKNLSNNPFTLIKIRGSYGVTGNEDKRNAYVQYNKYLVNNGGFAGNGAANGVAFGIQGATSYNGVTAITPNFINGVAQKDISWEKSTQWNIGTDMEIDNGRYAISFDVYNKEVKQKLFNVDLPVTSGYDNAFTNAFAVRNAGMELTLTANPFRKEFKWNSSFNISYNKNQIMSLPNGGRDIILSGDRFDKNHVLSVGSPLNAFYLYRTKGVFSTSADIPQNPYTGERYRNSNGTFSAGDFYLADLDGDYFIDVFNDGINPDKAPIGDPNPRFTGGWTNNFSYKNFSLGIFVTFTLKRDVLNLFDSDRFTNSTDANAVYNFASVSSPDLSRLNIWRNPGDQAEYAKLDLGSYRYYYTAAQSFFLEKGGYARIRSINLGYDFSSKIVRKLGLSQLKLYAIADNVYMFQQSKKLPDAEAVSGYGEYNGTGYPIPRKYTLGVQVQF; translated from the coding sequence ATGGAAAAAAATTCTACAAAACATTGCTATGTGAAATTTTTAACGGCAACATTATTTTATCTACTCATCCCCTGGCTGGCCTTCGCCCAGAAAACCATTAAGGGAACGGTTGTAGATCAAACCAACAAACCCATACCAGGAGTTTCTATTATTGAAAAAGGTACCAAGAACGGTACTGCTACTAATGCTGATGGAAAGTTCAGCCTAACGGTGCAAAAAGATAATGCGATTATTACGGCCAGGATTGTAGGTTATCGTTCACTGGAAAAACCAGTATCAGCAAGCGGTACATTAAACTTTTCTTTGGAAGAGGATAATAATACACTTAGTGAAGTGGTTACTATCGGTTATCAGAAAATTACCAGAAAGAAAACTACGGCAGCAATTTCCAGTATTTCTGGTAAAGAACTGGCCAACTTACCTGCTGCAAGTTTTGATCAGTTGTTGCAAGGACGTTTATCAGGTGTAAACGTTCAAAACTTTACCGGTCAGCCAGGTGTGGCACCAACAGTATCGGTAAGGGGTAACTCAACAGGTAGCACAGGTTATGATCAGTTTAATGTAATCAGATCGCCACTTTATGTAGTAGATGGTGTTCCTCAATCATCTGATGATCTTGTGCCACCAGGAACAGGTACAGGAACCAACTACATGGCCGGCCTTAATCCGAATGATATCGAATCTATTGATGTGTTAAAAGATGCTTCGGCAGCAGCTATTTATGGTTCAAGGGCAGCGAATGGTGTAATTTTAATTACAACCAAAAAAGGTGTAGGTGGCGATACGAGAGTAAGCTTTAACTCTTATTATGGAATGGTGCAACGCCCTAACTTAAGGCAGGCTACCATGGGTACTACAGAGCGCAGACAAAAAATGGAGGTACTTCAAAGACAGCTAAGTTACGATCAGCGTGTACAATTGCCTTACATCCTTACAGACAGTTTAAATCCAGCCTTTAACGGCCATACCGATTGGCAGGATTTATTTTATCAGACGGGTAAAATCAATGATAATAACCTGAGTATAAGCGGCGGTACTGATAATGGAACAACTTATCGTTTCAGCGGAGGATATTATGATGAGGATGGTATTATAAAAGGAACAGGCTTCAAACGTTATAGTACGCGCTTAAATCTTACCTCGAGAGCAATGAATAAAAAATTAATGATCAACCCCATATTTTCTTATTCAAGTGCCAGCAGGGGTAGAGGCAATGAAGATCCAAATGATCCATCTAAGCCTACAAAAGTTGGTTCTGGGAATTTACCTTCCTCATTATTAAATATATCTCCAGAAAAATTGGATTATTTTGTAAGTAAAGATGGTGAAAACTTAAACAAAAATGTGTCGAACCAATTTGGAGCTAACCTGAACCTGGCCTATGAATTTAATAAACACTTTACCTTAAATTCACAATCTTCCTATACTAGTAACAATAATCGTAGGGATGTAAGTATGAGCAATTTGTTAAACAATGGTTTTGGTAACAGCTCTTCCAGTTTCTCCTCAACTGATATGGGCTTAAGAACATCGAATTATCTAGCTTATAACGGTTCTATTAAAAAACATTCTTTTAGTGCAGTAGCGGGTCAGGATATAGAGTATAGTTTGTTTCAATCTACCCAGGCATCGGGTTATGGTGGTGCATCGGATAATATTCAGACAGTTACTGGTTTTAAGCAACAGAATATTTATGCTTATTCAAACTACCTCGCACATGGATTGGTAGCTTATTATGGCCGTTTTAATTATGATTACGATGGCAAGTACCTTTTATCAGGAACGATGAGAACGGATGGTTCGTCTGGTTTTGGGGAAAATAATAAATATGGAGTATTCCCTTCCATTTCTGCAGGGTGGCTTCTTTCCGAGGAAAACTTCATGAAAAACCTATCCAACAACCCTTTTACGCTAATTAAAATTAGAGGAAGTTATGGGGTGACAGGTAACGAAGATAAAAGAAATGCTTACGTGCAATACAATAAATACCTAGTTAATAATGGTGGATTTGCGGGAAATGGTGCAGCTAACGGGGTGGCATTTGGTATTCAAGGTGCTACTTCTTATAATGGTGTTACGGCTATTACCCCTAATTTTATAAATGGTGTGGCCCAAAAGGATATTAGTTGGGAGAAATCGACACAATGGAATATTGGTACCGATATGGAAATTGATAACGGTAGATATGCCATTTCATTTGATGTGTATAACAAAGAAGTAAAGCAAAAACTTTTTAATGTTGATTTACCAGTTACATCAGGCTATGACAATGCCTTCACCAATGCATTTGCCGTTCGTAATGCCGGTATGGAGTTGACTTTAACTGCAAATCCTTTCCGCAAGGAATTTAAGTGGAATAGCTCTTTCAATATCTCTTATAATAAAAATCAGATCATGAGTTTGCCGAATGGTGGCCGTGATATTATTTTGAGTGGAGATCGTTTTGATAAAAACCATGTGCTTTCTGTAGGTAGTCCATTAAATGCTTTCTATTTATACCGTACAAAAGGTGTATTTTCTACTTCAGCAGATATTCCCCAGAATCCTTATACCGGAGAAAGATATCGAAACAGTAATGGAACATTTAGTGCAGGTGATTTTTATCTGGCAGATTTGGATGGAGATTATTTTATAGATGTTTTTAATGATGGTATCAATCCGGATAAGGCTCCAATTGGTGATCCTAACCCACGTTTTACCGGTGGTTGGACCAATAACTTTTCTTACAAAAATTTCTCTTTGGGAATTTTTGTAACATTCACTCTTAAACGTGACGTACTCAATCTATTTGATTCAGATCGTTTTACGAACTCAACTGATGCTAATGCAGTATATAATTTTGCCAGTGTCTCTTCACCGGATCTCAGTCGCCTGAACATCTGGAGAAACCCTGGAGATCAGGCTGAGTATGCAAAACTCGATTTGGGATCCTATCGATATTATTATACGGCTGCACAATCCTTTTTCCTCGAAAAGGGTGGTTATGCAAGGATCAGAAGTATCAATCTTGGTTATGATTTCAGCTCTAAAATCGTAAGAAAATTAGGCTTAAGTCAGTTGAAATTATACGCTATTGCTGATAACGTATATATGTTCCAGCAATCAAAAAAATTACCGGATGCAGAAGCTGTTAGCGGATATGGAGAGTATAATGGAACCGGATATCCTATTCCAAGAAAATATACATTAGGTGTACAAGTTCAATTTTAA
- a CDS encoding TonB-dependent receptor produces MFKIKLSSLTFLLSFASIISFAQQFSTISGTITTSNGKPAPFISIGLKGKGQGTTSDANGLYTINRIKAGTYTIKASAVGIEASEKNVTIAAGENKIIDFVLKENDQALEEITIAGINQKYKVSLPSATLRLNEPLLEAPQNIQIVSNQILKDQQIISMSDGLIRNVSGAVRLEHWGDMYTNILMRGSQIQAMRNGFNVVSSYWGPLTEDMSFVDHIEFVKGPAGFMLGNGDPSGMYNVVTKKPTGLNQGEVSFTAGSFDLYRTTIDLDHKLTADGKFLFRLNAAAQNKASFRPYEKNDRYSFAPVLSYQITPGTKLTAEYTLQNAKMTEVGSYYIFNTAGYASLPREFTLTQPGVQPTRINDHSLTLNLTQQLGQNWKLTAQAAYYKYLQNGSSSWPSAIYPNGTIIRNVGIWDAESSMKLAQLFVNGTVKTGGIVHRILAGFDGGKKNYIADWGQSHDLDLASSPFNLYNPNYGFPSNGYPNFDRSTPLEQRAIAAGGLMDQKYLSGYVQDELGFFNNIVRLTLAGRYTYVNQSAYGSPADKAKHVTPRVGLSVSADKNTSVYAVYDEAFTPQTGFFRDGGTAKPITGNNKEFGIKKDWFDGRWNTTLSLYRITKQNEITGDPNNKAGETFSIVIGEKRAQGVEFDIRGELAKGLNLIANYAYTDAKVTKVADGVEGVYVGQVVPGFSKHTTNAWLTYSLQNGPFKGAGISGGFTYLADRAVGTYSGENANENLPDYFKLDGGLFWGNKKIKITANVFNILDKYLYSGAYYTNYWNAPTYNQPAYSWQAEAPRNYRVSVAYKF; encoded by the coding sequence ATGTTTAAAATCAAACTTTCCAGTTTAACGTTTCTATTATCCTTTGCCAGCATAATTTCCTTCGCCCAGCAGTTTTCGACCATTAGCGGTACGATAACCACTTCTAATGGAAAACCAGCGCCCTTTATTTCCATTGGATTAAAGGGCAAGGGTCAGGGTACTACATCAGATGCTAATGGTTTATATACCATAAACCGTATTAAAGCCGGCACTTATACGATTAAAGCTTCTGCAGTTGGTATTGAAGCCTCAGAAAAAAACGTCACAATTGCTGCAGGGGAGAATAAAATTATCGATTTCGTGTTGAAAGAAAATGATCAGGCGCTGGAGGAAATTACGATAGCAGGTATTAATCAAAAATACAAAGTAAGCTTACCTTCTGCTACACTTAGGTTAAACGAACCATTACTAGAAGCGCCACAAAACATTCAAATCGTAAGTAACCAAATCCTTAAAGACCAGCAGATCATTAGCATGAGTGATGGGTTGATTAGAAATGTAAGTGGTGCAGTTCGTCTTGAACATTGGGGAGATATGTACACCAATATTTTAATGCGTGGATCGCAAATTCAGGCCATGCGTAATGGTTTTAATGTCGTTTCTTCTTACTGGGGACCATTAACCGAAGACATGAGTTTTGTCGACCATATTGAGTTTGTTAAAGGTCCTGCCGGATTTATGCTGGGCAATGGTGATCCAAGCGGAATGTATAATGTGGTAACCAAAAAGCCTACTGGCTTAAACCAGGGAGAGGTTTCGTTTACTGCCGGTAGCTTTGATTTATACCGGACAACAATCGATCTTGACCATAAGCTAACAGCAGATGGTAAATTCTTATTCCGGTTAAATGCTGCGGCACAAAACAAAGCTTCATTCAGACCATACGAAAAAAATGACCGTTACAGTTTTGCACCTGTACTGAGCTATCAGATTACGCCAGGCACTAAGCTGACAGCAGAGTATACTTTGCAAAATGCAAAAATGACCGAAGTGGGTTCTTATTACATTTTTAATACCGCTGGGTATGCCAGCTTACCTAGAGAATTTACCTTAACACAACCCGGGGTACAACCTACGCGAATCAACGATCATAGTTTAACATTGAACCTAACACAACAACTAGGTCAAAACTGGAAATTAACTGCTCAGGCAGCCTATTACAAATATTTACAAAATGGTTCAAGCTCATGGCCATCTGCGATATATCCAAATGGCACCATCATTCGAAATGTTGGTATATGGGATGCCGAAAGCAGTATGAAATTAGCTCAGTTATTTGTGAATGGAACGGTTAAAACCGGCGGTATTGTACACCGGATTTTAGCTGGTTTTGATGGGGGTAAGAAAAATTATATAGCCGATTGGGGTCAATCTCATGATTTAGACCTGGCCAGTTCTCCATTTAATTTATACAACCCTAATTATGGCTTCCCGTCAAACGGTTATCCAAACTTTGACCGTTCTACTCCATTAGAACAAAGGGCTATTGCAGCAGGAGGTTTAATGGATCAAAAATACCTGAGCGGTTATGTGCAGGATGAATTAGGCTTTTTTAACAACATTGTCCGCCTAACCCTTGCTGGCCGTTATACTTATGTTAACCAGTCGGCCTACGGCAGCCCGGCAGACAAAGCAAAACACGTTACCCCCAGGGTTGGTTTAAGTGTATCAGCGGATAAAAACACCTCTGTTTACGCGGTTTACGATGAAGCTTTTACTCCACAAACCGGCTTTTTCCGGGATGGTGGTACCGCAAAACCCATTACCGGTAACAATAAAGAATTTGGCATCAAAAAAGACTGGTTTGATGGCCGCTGGAATACCACCCTATCCCTTTACAGGATTACCAAACAAAACGAGATTACAGGGGATCCTAACAATAAGGCAGGAGAAACTTTTAGCATCGTAATTGGTGAAAAAAGAGCCCAGGGCGTTGAGTTTGATATTCGTGGCGAACTGGCCAAAGGATTAAACTTAATTGCAAACTATGCCTATACCGATGCAAAGGTAACAAAGGTAGCAGATGGCGTTGAAGGCGTTTATGTTGGTCAGGTAGTACCGGGTTTTTCAAAACATACCACTAACGCATGGTTAACCTACTCATTACAAAATGGTCCGTTTAAAGGTGCAGGAATTTCCGGAGGGTTTACCTATTTAGCCGACAGGGCCGTAGGTACCTACAGTGGTGAAAATGCAAACGAGAATCTCCCCGATTATTTCAAACTGGATGGAGGCTTATTCTGGGGAAATAAAAAAATAAAAATCACGGCCAATGTATTTAACATTTTGGACAAGTATTTATACAGCGGAGCGTATTATACCAACTATTGGAATGCCCCAACTTACAACCAACCGGCTTACTCATGGCAAGCCGAAGCACCAAGAAATTACAGAGTAAGTGTAGCCTATAAATTTTAA
- a CDS encoding DUF4198 domain-containing protein yields MKTKISLLALFLAFSISNVFAHALWIETASTGKKGQPQDVKVFFGEYESNEPDTAAKWFSNLKDFKLVLTAPNGTTKVLTTSPDVLFYKASFIPDQDGTYKVSVVHEVAAVYEKAKIEYYAFADVAVGNLKINKAFPADAALTIRPDKHSLKVGETAVHEVIYNKIPFANQKLTVVGPDKKGQTTETDAQGKFTFKPVEKGNYFLEAFTEDKTPGKLNGQDYEKTWHLVTYTTEVK; encoded by the coding sequence ATGAAAACTAAAATCTCATTATTAGCATTATTCCTTGCCTTTAGCATTTCGAACGTATTTGCACATGCGTTATGGATAGAAACAGCCTCAACAGGCAAAAAAGGACAGCCGCAGGATGTAAAAGTTTTTTTTGGAGAATATGAAAGCAACGAGCCTGATACCGCAGCAAAATGGTTCAGCAACCTGAAAGATTTCAAATTGGTTTTAACGGCACCTAATGGTACCACAAAGGTGTTAACAACTTCGCCGGATGTACTTTTTTACAAAGCTAGTTTTATACCAGATCAGGACGGAACTTATAAAGTTTCTGTGGTACACGAGGTGGCTGCAGTTTACGAGAAAGCAAAAATTGAATATTATGCTTTTGCCGATGTTGCTGTTGGTAACTTAAAAATAAACAAGGCATTTCCTGCCGATGCGGCTTTAACCATCAGGCCCGATAAACACAGTTTAAAAGTTGGTGAAACGGCAGTTCATGAGGTTATTTATAACAAAATACCTTTCGCAAACCAAAAATTAACCGTTGTTGGTCCTGATAAAAAAGGCCAGACTACCGAAACTGATGCACAGGGTAAATTTACCTTCAAACCGGTTGAAAAAGGGAATTACTTTCTTGAAGCTTTTACCGAAGATAAAACACCGGGCAAACTGAACGGACAGGATTACGAAAAAACCTGGCATTTGGTAACCTACACTACCGAAGTTAAATAA
- a CDS encoding PepSY domain-containing protein, translating into MSPTKPVQKKTNKSQIRRISDWLHLWLGIASGLIVLMLGVTGCMYVFQKEITELIHRKAYFVDVPSNPKTLPLSLLQTNAEKALGNKKKIGFISTYRMPERAWEFSTYKAGNPKAFWYFDSVDYYDLVLVNPYTGKVTLVADYKYEFFSVVKMIHWSLLINHPIAQQLIGWSTFIFVFLLISGMVMWWPKNLKKSNFDKSFKVKWKAKFKRINYDMHNVLGFYVMIICLMLALTGLVWAFQWFQQTVYVVAAGTTAPPKVVEIKSDSTKTIKAVPFDIAFDQAKNIFKNEDRIGVSPAGGGTATINATGYRGEETYWDYDILQFDQYSGKLLHRTNQSEKNGGETLIGMNYDIHVGAILGLPGKIMAFFASLIAASLPITGFIIWLGKGKKKKNPAKAEK; encoded by the coding sequence ATGTCGCCAACAAAACCTGTACAGAAAAAAACGAATAAATCGCAGATAAGAAGAATCAGCGATTGGCTGCACTTGTGGTTGGGTATCGCATCTGGCCTGATCGTATTGATGTTAGGCGTTACCGGATGTATGTATGTTTTTCAAAAGGAAATTACTGAGCTGATCCATCGCAAGGCATATTTTGTTGATGTTCCATCAAATCCTAAAACCTTGCCACTAAGTTTACTGCAAACTAATGCCGAAAAAGCTTTGGGAAATAAAAAGAAAATTGGCTTTATTTCTACTTATAGGATGCCTGAAAGGGCATGGGAATTTAGTACCTATAAAGCAGGTAATCCTAAAGCTTTCTGGTACTTCGATTCAGTTGATTATTATGACCTGGTACTGGTAAACCCATATACCGGAAAAGTAACCCTGGTAGCAGATTATAAATATGAGTTTTTTTCGGTGGTTAAAATGATCCATTGGAGTTTACTGATCAATCATCCCATTGCTCAACAGCTTATTGGTTGGTCTACTTTTATTTTTGTATTCCTGCTCATTTCAGGCATGGTGATGTGGTGGCCGAAAAATCTCAAAAAATCGAACTTCGATAAGAGTTTTAAAGTTAAGTGGAAGGCAAAATTTAAACGCATCAACTATGATATGCACAATGTATTAGGTTTTTATGTGATGATCATTTGCCTGATGCTGGCCCTAACTGGCCTAGTCTGGGCCTTTCAATGGTTCCAGCAAACAGTGTATGTAGTGGCAGCAGGAACCACTGCCCCACCAAAAGTGGTAGAAATAAAATCCGACTCAACAAAAACCATTAAAGCTGTTCCATTCGATATTGCTTTTGATCAGGCTAAAAATATTTTTAAAAACGAAGACCGTATTGGTGTGTCGCCAGCGGGAGGCGGTACAGCAACCATTAATGCCACAGGTTACCGTGGTGAAGAAACTTACTGGGATTATGATATTTTACAGTTCGATCAGTACTCGGGCAAGTTATTACATAGAACAAACCAATCAGAAAAAAACGGAGGTGAAACTTTAATTGGCATGAACTACGATATACACGTAGGCGCTATTTTAGGTCTTCCCGGAAAAATCATGGCATTTTTTGCAAGCCTTATTGCAGCAAGTTTGCCCATCACCGGCTTTATTATCTGGTTGGGAAAAGGAAAAAAGAAAAAAAATCCCGCAAAGGCGGAAAAATAA